Proteins encoded in a region of the Thermodesulfobacteriota bacterium genome:
- a CDS encoding 4Fe-4S dicluster domain-containing protein, whose amino-acid sequence MPNDRNREPRALRMSRRRMLKGAAAVLGALALPGKDASAAVWEAFLRRNFREMTARDKARVVARLEKEYEAQFGKRVKVAVTPPIEGVLYGYGLDLHRCIGCRRCVYGCVKENNPSRNPQIHWIRVLQMKKEHGVDLEEAAHYYNPSKVPEKEFFYMPVQCQQCERPPCVKVCPVQATWKERDGITVVDYNWCIGCRYCMAACPYGARHFNWKKPGLPAAELVTETHYLGNRPRPVGVVDKCTFCIQRVRNVPGRYPACVEACPVGARKFGNLLDPESEIRYIIANKRVFILKEDLNTQPKFYYFYAT is encoded by the coding sequence ATGCCCAACGACCGGAACCGCGAACCCCGCGCCTTAAGGATGTCCCGGCGCCGGATGCTGAAGGGGGCCGCCGCCGTTCTCGGGGCGCTGGCGCTGCCGGGGAAGGACGCGTCCGCCGCCGTCTGGGAGGCGTTCCTCCGGAGGAACTTCCGGGAGATGACCGCCCGGGACAAGGCGCGGGTCGTCGCCCGCCTGGAGAAGGAGTACGAGGCGCAATTCGGCAAGCGGGTGAAGGTGGCCGTGACCCCCCCGATCGAGGGCGTGCTGTACGGCTACGGCCTCGACCTCCACCGGTGCATCGGCTGCCGCCGGTGCGTCTACGGCTGCGTGAAGGAGAACAACCCGTCCCGCAATCCGCAGATCCACTGGATCCGCGTATTGCAGATGAAGAAGGAGCACGGCGTCGACCTGGAGGAGGCGGCGCATTATTACAACCCCTCCAAGGTCCCCGAGAAGGAATTCTTCTACATGCCCGTCCAGTGCCAGCAGTGCGAGCGCCCGCCCTGCGTGAAGGTGTGCCCCGTGCAGGCGACCTGGAAGGAGCGGGACGGGATCACGGTCGTCGACTACAACTGGTGCATCGGCTGCCGGTACTGCATGGCGGCGTGCCCGTACGGCGCCCGCCACTTCAACTGGAAGAAGCCCGGCCTGCCGGCGGCGGAGCTGGTCACGGAGACGCACTACCTCGGCAACCGCCCGCGCCCCGTCGGCGTGGTCGACAAGTGCACCTTCTGCATCCAGCGGGTCCGCAACGTCCCGGGACGGTACCCGGCCTGCGTCGAGGCGTGCCCCGTCGGCGCCCGCAAGTTCGGGAACCTGCTCGACCCGGAGAGCGAGATCCGGTACATCATCGCGAACAAGCGCGTGTTCATCCTCAAGGAAGATCTGAACACGCAGCCGAAGTTCTACTACTTCTATGCGACCTGA
- the pgl gene encoding 6-phosphogluconolactonase translates to MAQPVKRIHVLPGPAELARAAAGRLWGIARDRAASGPVHIALSGGETPRRAYGALSSEPYRSGFPWEAVHFWQVDERFVPADDPRSNRRMIREELLDPVRFPPERFHWVDTALPDPAAAAAKYESELRKAFSGGSRGLPRLDAVVLGLGADGHTASLFPGGSPGASGKELALPAIGGDPPLPRVTMSPALINAAACILFLVQGERKAKALRDLAAAARDASLRAPGFPAGQVAPARGTLLILADADAARLLPPGGI, encoded by the coding sequence TTGGCGCAGCCTGTGAAGCGGATCCACGTCCTTCCCGGACCCGCGGAGCTCGCCCGCGCCGCCGCGGGGCGGCTGTGGGGAATCGCCCGGGACCGGGCGGCGTCCGGGCCCGTGCACATCGCCCTTTCGGGCGGGGAGACCCCTCGCCGGGCCTACGGCGCGCTTTCGTCGGAGCCGTACCGGTCGGGGTTCCCGTGGGAAGCGGTCCACTTCTGGCAGGTCGACGAGCGGTTCGTCCCGGCGGACGATCCGCGCAGCAACCGGAGGATGATCCGCGAGGAGCTTCTCGATCCCGTCCGGTTCCCCCCGGAGCGTTTCCACTGGGTGGACACCGCGCTTCCCGATCCCGCCGCCGCGGCGGCGAAGTACGAGTCGGAGCTCCGGAAGGCGTTTTCCGGGGGTTCCCGCGGCCTCCCTCGTCTCGACGCGGTCGTCCTGGGGCTCGGCGCCGACGGGCACACGGCCTCGCTGTTCCCCGGCGGATCGCCGGGGGCTTCCGGAAAGGAGCTGGCGCTTCCCGCGATCGGCGGCGATCCCCCCCTTCCGCGAGTGACGATGTCTCCGGCCCTCATCAACGCCGCGGCCTGCATCCTCTTCCTCGTGCAGGGGGAGCGGAAGGCGAAGGCGCTGCGGGACCTGGCCGCCGCCGCGCGGGACGCGTCGCTGCGCGCCCCCGGATTCCCCGCCGGGCAGGTCGCGCCGGCCCGGGGAACGCTGCTGATCCTGGCGGACGCGGATGCCGCGCGCCTCCTGCCGCCCGGGGGGATATAA
- a CDS encoding ferritin family protein yields the protein MAKGTEKSAPKDSPAANALTRALRFEKTGMRYFDLASAKAGDPFAKSLFALLADMERKHMEDIRDIARKLGENNGKFPQVSAANSEGRMRLFQREYGRIKKEKMLTGDAAAAMRKALGFEAEGREMYSRMSRAATNPQEKKFFRLLAVEEESHFEIIYEYLDFLEATGLRMRE from the coding sequence ATGGCGAAAGGAACGGAAAAATCCGCCCCGAAGGACAGCCCTGCCGCAAACGCCCTGACCCGCGCCCTCCGGTTCGAGAAGACGGGGATGCGGTATTTCGACCTGGCCTCCGCCAAGGCGGGCGACCCCTTCGCGAAAAGCCTCTTCGCCCTCCTCGCCGACATGGAAAGGAAGCACATGGAGGACATCCGGGACATCGCCCGGAAGCTCGGGGAGAACAACGGGAAGTTCCCGCAGGTCTCCGCCGCGAACAGCGAGGGGCGGATGCGCCTCTTCCAGCGGGAGTACGGCCGGATCAAGAAGGAGAAAATGCTCACCGGCGACGCGGCCGCAGCGATGCGGAAGGCGCTCGGGTTCGAGGCCGAGGGGCGGGAGATGTATTCGCGCATGTCCAGGGCGGCCACGAATCCGCAGGAGAAGAAGTTCTTCCGCCTGCTGGCGGTCGAGGAGGAGAGCCACTTCGAGATCATCTACGAGTACCTCGATTTCCTGGAAGCCACCGGGCTGAGGATGCGGGAATAG
- a CDS encoding ATP-binding protein, translating to MPLSYVPRIARICALGLSFDELLEEVCGEIRSLAGADECRLFVVADDGRGERFRPVAGSGTTAGNADPYVAGAPMDRLLDRLRSVGSVRVDDTGLLLPLKFGTELLGFVALHAKDSPRRWSDEALRALELAAAVLAAALERRRTEDRLRASEARYRFIAESSPDLISLHDPSGRILYASPASQVLLGIRPESMVGAPLESFLHPGDAEKVVADTRRVSEGKPGVTLLCRMRRADGTFLEAESLATAAPGAAGEERGVLRVTRDVSERARTGGILRENHQQATVGMLAGGVAHEFNNLLAGIQGAVEMLSMVVVENPRARTYLDVILRMGNRAVELTHQLLAYARQGKYAPAVIPVKEIVGETVSALEASLRPGVELAVSVEEGLPHVFADARQMRQVLTGLCLNAVEAMHGGGRISIGARREEEGSRVVIEVSDDGPGIDADTLPRIFEPFFSTKSAGRGMGLAAIRGIVENHDGEIRAVSRPGMGATFTVLLPASVERRRSIRPVPIGGARPGTGKILLADDEPDVRVVVRSMLESLGYGVVEAGDGREAVELFRQRHGSLDLVLMDLVMPRLSGEGALAEMRRIAPGVPTILISGYDASGRIGELVATGAGGFLRKPFRRQELEDKIAEVLGTPGGERGGAAGPVL from the coding sequence ATGCCGCTTTCGTACGTCCCACGGATCGCGCGGATCTGCGCGCTGGGGCTGTCCTTCGACGAGCTCCTCGAGGAGGTTTGCGGCGAGATCCGGTCGCTCGCCGGGGCCGACGAGTGCCGCCTGTTCGTGGTCGCCGACGACGGCCGGGGGGAGAGGTTTCGCCCGGTAGCCGGTTCCGGGACGACCGCCGGGAATGCGGACCCGTACGTCGCGGGGGCGCCGATGGACCGTCTGCTCGACCGCCTGCGGTCGGTCGGGTCGGTCCGCGTCGACGACACGGGGCTACTGCTTCCCCTGAAATTCGGCACCGAGCTGCTCGGGTTCGTCGCGCTCCACGCGAAGGACTCCCCGAGGCGATGGAGCGACGAGGCGCTGCGGGCGCTGGAGCTCGCGGCGGCGGTCCTCGCCGCCGCGCTGGAACGCCGGCGGACGGAGGATCGCCTTCGCGCCTCCGAGGCCCGCTACCGGTTCATCGCCGAGAGCTCGCCCGATCTCATCTCCCTGCACGACCCCTCGGGGCGCATCCTGTACGCGAGCCCGGCGTCGCAGGTTCTGCTGGGGATCCGGCCCGAGTCGATGGTCGGAGCTCCGCTCGAGTCGTTCCTCCATCCCGGAGACGCGGAGAAGGTCGTCGCGGATACCCGCCGGGTCTCCGAAGGGAAGCCGGGAGTCACCCTCCTGTGCCGGATGCGCAGGGCGGACGGGACGTTCCTCGAGGCGGAATCGCTGGCGACCGCCGCCCCCGGCGCGGCAGGGGAGGAGCGCGGGGTGCTCCGCGTGACGCGGGACGTCTCGGAGCGGGCGCGGACCGGGGGGATCCTGCGGGAGAACCACCAGCAGGCGACGGTCGGGATGCTCGCCGGCGGCGTCGCCCACGAATTCAACAACCTGCTCGCCGGGATCCAGGGGGCCGTCGAGATGCTGTCGATGGTCGTCGTGGAGAATCCCCGGGCCAGGACGTACCTCGACGTCATCCTGCGCATGGGGAACCGGGCGGTCGAGCTCACCCATCAGCTTCTCGCCTACGCCCGCCAGGGGAAATACGCCCCTGCGGTGATCCCGGTCAAGGAGATCGTCGGAGAGACGGTCTCCGCGCTGGAGGCGTCGCTGCGCCCCGGCGTCGAGCTGGCCGTCTCGGTAGAGGAGGGGCTGCCGCACGTGTTCGCCGACGCCCGGCAGATGCGGCAGGTCCTGACGGGGTTGTGCCTCAACGCCGTGGAGGCGATGCATGGCGGCGGACGGATCTCGATCGGGGCGCGGCGCGAAGAGGAGGGAAGCCGGGTCGTCATCGAGGTATCCGACGACGGGCCGGGGATCGACGCGGACACGCTGCCCCGGATCTTCGAGCCGTTCTTCTCGACCAAGAGCGCCGGGCGGGGAATGGGGCTCGCGGCGATCCGCGGGATCGTCGAGAACCACGACGGGGAGATCCGCGCCGTCTCGCGGCCGGGGATGGGCGCGACCTTCACGGTCCTGCTCCCGGCGAGCGTGGAGCGGCGCCGGTCGATCCGCCCGGTTCCGATCGGCGGCGCCCGCCCCGGCACCGGGAAGATCCTCCTGGCGGACGACGAGCCCGATGTGCGGGTCGTCGTCCGCTCCATGCTCGAGTCGCTCGGGTACGGGGTCGTGGAGGCGGGAGACGGCCGGGAGGCGGTGGAGCTGTTCCGGCAGAGGCACGGGTCGCTCGATCTCGTGCTGATGGATCTCGTGATGCCCCGCCTCTCGGGGGAAGGAGCCCTGGCGGAGATGCGGCGGATCGCGCCGGGGGTGCCCACCATCCTCATCAGCGGGTACGACGCTTCCGGACGGATCGGCGAGCTGGTCGCCACCGGGGCCGGCGGCTTCCTGAGGAAGCCGTTCCGGCGGCAGGAGCTGGAGGACAAGATCGCCGAGGTGCTCGGGACCCCGGGCGGGGAGCGGGGAGGAGCGGCCGGACCCGTGCTATAG
- the tal gene encoding transaldolase, with the protein MKKNPLVALGEAGQSPWLDYIHRGMISSGELARTIAEDGIRGVTSNPTIFEKAVSSGAEYEAQIRELAAAGASVPEAYLRIVTDDIRSAADVIRPVYDATGGNDGYVSLEVDPDLARDAKASIGRARELFRAVGRPNVMIKIPGTREGLPAVEETIASGVPVNVTLIFSVKRYAEVAEAYLRGVERLLSSGGDPRTVASVASFFVSRVDTAVDALLLKEVERWPGSPRAETALSLVGKLAVANAQAAYAKFLEIVATDRWQALAARGARAQRPLWASTGTKNPKYPDVKYVEELIGKDTVNTMPPQTMDAFRDHGRVADALTGSFPAAKAVLDDYSLMETGIEDVCGRLEEEGVASFLDSHRKLLAAVGKRLETAGAA; encoded by the coding sequence ATGAAGAAGAACCCGCTGGTCGCGCTCGGGGAGGCGGGGCAGAGCCCCTGGCTCGATTACATCCACCGGGGGATGATCTCCTCCGGCGAGCTCGCCCGCACGATCGCGGAGGACGGCATCCGGGGCGTGACCTCCAACCCGACCATCTTCGAGAAGGCGGTGTCCTCCGGGGCCGAGTACGAGGCGCAGATCCGGGAGCTGGCCGCGGCCGGGGCGTCCGTGCCGGAGGCTTACCTGAGGATCGTGACCGACGACATCCGCTCCGCCGCCGACGTGATCCGCCCGGTATACGACGCGACGGGCGGCAACGACGGCTACGTGTCGCTGGAGGTGGACCCCGACCTCGCCCGCGACGCGAAGGCGTCCATCGGGCGGGCGCGCGAGCTGTTCCGGGCGGTGGGGCGGCCCAACGTGATGATCAAGATCCCCGGCACGCGGGAGGGTCTGCCCGCGGTGGAGGAGACGATCGCGTCCGGCGTCCCCGTGAACGTGACGCTGATCTTCTCCGTGAAGCGGTACGCGGAGGTCGCCGAGGCGTACCTCCGCGGCGTGGAGCGGCTGCTGTCTTCGGGCGGCGATCCGCGGACCGTGGCGTCCGTCGCCTCGTTCTTCGTCTCCCGCGTCGACACGGCGGTGGACGCCCTCCTGCTCAAGGAGGTGGAGCGGTGGCCCGGCTCCCCGAGGGCGGAGACGGCCCTCTCGCTGGTCGGGAAGCTCGCGGTCGCCAACGCGCAGGCCGCCTACGCGAAATTCCTCGAGATCGTCGCGACGGACCGGTGGCAGGCGCTCGCGGCGCGCGGGGCGCGGGCGCAGCGCCCCCTGTGGGCGAGCACCGGGACGAAGAACCCGAAGTATCCGGATGTGAAGTACGTGGAGGAGCTCATCGGGAAGGACACCGTGAACACGATGCCGCCACAGACGATGGACGCCTTCCGGGACCACGGGAGGGTGGCGGACGCGCTGACGGGATCGTTCCCCGCCGCGAAGGCGGTCCTCGACGACTACTCCCTGATGGAGACCGGCATCGAGGACGTTTGCGGCCGCCTCGAGGAGGAAGGGGTGGCCAGTTTCCTCGATTCGCACCGGAAGCTGCTTGCCGCCGTCGGGAAACGGCTGGAAACCGCAGGGGCCGCCTGA
- the zwf gene encoding glucose-6-phosphate dehydrogenase translates to MDVPVALPAPCLLVIFGASGDLTRRKLVPALFSLHREKLLPDGFAVLGVSRTPYDDDAFRSALEEAAREEGGASFDPAEWAVFSRRLSYQPGDIRDAKGFAPIRDRAERLCAERAIPGNLLFYLALSPAQYAGALRGIGASGLSVPGEAAPGYRRVVIEKPFGSDLASARALSGEVSRVFREDQVFRIDHYLGKETVQNLLVFRFGNGIFEPLWNRNYVDHVQITMAEDIGVRERGDYYDGAGAARDMLQNHLLQLLSLVAMEPPISLSPEDVRDEKLKLLRSVEPVPAERVGEACVRGQYTAGKVGGREVHGYRGERNVPPGSLTETYVAVRFTVDNWRWGGVPFYLRSGKRLARRVSEIAIQFRPAPYRLFEGTACGQLESNRLVMNLQPEEGIFLRFGAKQPGPAVCVRPVDLGFSYEQAFGAKSPPAYGRLLLDAMLGDATLFPRQDIVEVSWALLEPLLSRWSENPGRDLYFYPAGSGGPVEADALPEKEGRAWRSL, encoded by the coding sequence GTGGACGTTCCCGTCGCGCTTCCCGCGCCGTGCCTCCTGGTGATCTTCGGCGCCTCGGGCGACCTGACGAGGCGCAAGCTGGTCCCCGCCCTGTTTTCCCTCCACCGGGAGAAGCTCCTTCCCGACGGGTTCGCCGTCCTCGGCGTGTCCCGCACGCCTTACGACGACGACGCGTTCCGCTCCGCCCTCGAGGAGGCCGCGCGGGAGGAGGGCGGCGCCTCGTTCGATCCCGCGGAATGGGCCGTATTCTCCCGCCGGCTGTCCTATCAGCCCGGGGACATACGCGATGCGAAAGGGTTCGCCCCGATCCGGGACCGCGCGGAGCGGCTGTGCGCGGAGCGCGCGATCCCCGGAAACCTCCTCTTCTACCTCGCCCTTTCCCCGGCCCAGTATGCCGGCGCCCTGCGCGGGATCGGCGCGTCGGGGCTGTCCGTTCCCGGGGAGGCGGCGCCGGGCTACCGCCGCGTCGTGATCGAGAAGCCCTTCGGCAGCGACCTGGCGAGCGCGCGGGCGCTTTCCGGCGAAGTGTCCCGGGTCTTCCGGGAGGACCAGGTCTTCCGGATCGACCATTACCTCGGAAAGGAGACGGTCCAGAACCTGCTCGTCTTCCGGTTCGGCAACGGGATCTTCGAGCCGCTCTGGAACCGGAACTACGTCGACCACGTGCAGATCACGATGGCCGAGGACATCGGCGTCCGGGAGCGCGGGGATTACTACGACGGCGCGGGCGCGGCGCGCGACATGCTCCAGAACCACCTGCTGCAGCTCCTCTCGCTGGTCGCGATGGAGCCGCCGATCTCCCTTTCGCCCGAGGACGTGCGCGACGAGAAGCTGAAGCTGCTCCGCTCGGTCGAGCCGGTCCCGGCGGAACGGGTCGGAGAAGCGTGCGTCCGCGGGCAGTACACGGCGGGAAAGGTCGGCGGCCGGGAGGTCCACGGTTACCGGGGGGAGCGGAACGTGCCGCCCGGGTCGCTGACGGAGACCTACGTCGCCGTCCGATTCACCGTCGACAACTGGCGGTGGGGCGGGGTGCCGTTCTACCTGCGCTCCGGGAAGCGGCTCGCCCGCCGCGTCTCCGAGATCGCGATCCAGTTTCGCCCGGCCCCGTACCGCCTGTTCGAAGGGACGGCGTGCGGCCAGCTCGAGTCGAACCGCCTGGTGATGAACCTACAGCCCGAGGAGGGGATCTTCCTGCGGTTCGGCGCGAAGCAGCCCGGACCGGCGGTCTGCGTACGGCCGGTGGACCTCGGCTTCTCCTACGAGCAGGCGTTCGGGGCGAAGAGCCCGCCCGCCTACGGGCGGCTGCTCCTCGACGCGATGCTGGGGGACGCCACCCTCTTTCCCCGTCAGGACATCGTCGAGGTGTCGTGGGCGCTGCTGGAGCCGCTCCTGTCCCGGTGGAGCGAAAATCCGGGACGCGACCTGTACTTCTACCCTGCCGGGAGCGGCGGCCCCGTAGAGGCGGACGCCCTGCCGGAGAAGGAGGGGCGCGCTTGGCGCAGCCTGTGA
- the typA gene encoding translational GTPase TypA has product MTPSAAPIRNVAIVAHVDHGKTTLVDGMLRQSGIFREHQAVVDRVMDSIDLEREKGITIMAKNTAVVYRGVKINIVDTPGHADFGGEVERTLKMVDGVLLLVDASEGPLPQTRFVLKKALERALPVILVVNKIDRPDARIDEVIDEVYDLFIDLDATEEQLDFPILLANARAGSAALRGEGPGRNLQPLFDAILSHVPPPSGDPSGTLQFLVTNLDYSDYVGRLAVGRIFEGTLRAASIVSLCGAGDGAKKVKVALLYGYEGLSRMEIPEASAGDIVAVAGIEDVTIGDTLSDPETPAPLPRIAVDEPTVSMVFSVNSSPFAGREGRFVTSRQLRARLEKELLGNVSLRIDFSGTDAFTVMGRGELQLAILIEMMRREGFELSVSRPEVVTRTVDGVLTEPVEALFVDVPDAYLGAVTQALGERRARMTKMINPGQGRVRMEYRIPSRGLIGFRSDFLTMTRGTGLLNHLFDGHDPWGGPIPERINGALVADRVGRATAYAIFHLQSRGTFFIGEGEQVYEGMIVGENSRPVDIDVNITKEKKLTNIRAAGADEALRLVPPRILSLEAALEFINEDELVEITPSSVRLRKKILKAGDRPRKKD; this is encoded by the coding sequence TTGACCCCGTCCGCCGCGCCCATCCGCAACGTCGCCATCGTCGCGCACGTCGACCACGGAAAGACCACCCTCGTCGACGGGATGCTGCGGCAGAGCGGCATCTTCCGCGAGCACCAGGCCGTCGTGGACCGGGTGATGGACTCGATCGACCTCGAGCGGGAGAAGGGGATCACGATCATGGCGAAGAACACCGCCGTGGTCTACCGGGGCGTCAAGATCAACATCGTGGACACCCCCGGCCATGCGGACTTCGGCGGCGAGGTGGAGCGGACGCTGAAGATGGTGGACGGCGTGCTGCTGCTGGTCGACGCCTCCGAAGGCCCCCTGCCGCAGACCCGCTTCGTGCTGAAGAAGGCGCTCGAGCGGGCGCTCCCCGTCATCCTCGTCGTGAACAAGATCGACCGTCCGGATGCGAGGATCGACGAGGTGATCGACGAGGTCTACGACCTGTTCATCGACCTCGACGCCACGGAGGAGCAGCTCGACTTCCCGATCCTGCTCGCCAACGCGCGGGCGGGGAGCGCGGCGCTCCGCGGCGAAGGGCCCGGGCGGAACCTGCAGCCGCTCTTCGACGCGATCCTTTCCCACGTGCCGCCACCCTCCGGCGACCCTTCGGGGACGCTGCAGTTCCTCGTCACCAACCTGGACTACAGCGACTACGTCGGGCGGCTGGCCGTCGGGCGGATCTTCGAGGGGACGCTGCGCGCGGCGTCGATCGTCTCCCTGTGCGGGGCCGGCGACGGGGCGAAGAAGGTGAAGGTCGCGCTTCTGTACGGATACGAGGGTTTGAGCCGCATGGAGATCCCCGAGGCGTCCGCGGGCGACATCGTGGCGGTCGCCGGGATCGAGGACGTGACGATCGGCGACACGCTCTCCGACCCCGAGACGCCGGCGCCGCTTCCGCGCATCGCGGTGGACGAGCCGACCGTTTCGATGGTCTTCTCGGTGAACAGCTCCCCGTTTGCTGGCCGGGAGGGGAGGTTCGTCACGTCGCGGCAGCTTCGCGCGCGCCTCGAGAAGGAGCTGCTCGGGAACGTCTCCCTGCGGATCGATTTCTCCGGGACCGACGCCTTCACGGTCATGGGGCGGGGGGAGCTGCAGCTGGCGATCCTCATCGAGATGATGCGGCGGGAGGGGTTCGAGCTCTCCGTCTCCCGGCCCGAGGTGGTCACCAGGACCGTCGACGGCGTGTTGACGGAGCCGGTGGAGGCGCTGTTCGTGGACGTCCCCGACGCGTACCTCGGCGCGGTGACGCAGGCGCTGGGGGAGCGGCGCGCGCGGATGACGAAGATGATCAATCCGGGACAGGGGCGGGTCCGGATGGAATACCGCATCCCCTCCCGCGGCCTGATCGGCTTCCGATCGGACTTCCTCACGATGACGCGCGGCACGGGACTTCTGAACCACCTCTTCGACGGCCACGATCCGTGGGGCGGCCCGATCCCCGAGCGGATCAACGGGGCGCTGGTGGCCGACCGCGTCGGGCGGGCGACGGCGTACGCCATCTTCCACCTCCAGTCCCGGGGGACCTTCTTCATCGGCGAGGGGGAGCAGGTGTACGAGGGGATGATCGTGGGGGAGAATTCCCGCCCGGTCGACATCGACGTCAACATCACCAAGGAGAAGAAGCTGACCAACATCCGGGCCGCGGGGGCCGACGAGGCGCTCCGGCTGGTGCCGCCGCGGATCCTCTCCCTCGAGGCGGCGCTCGAGTTCATCAACGAGGACGAGCTGGTGGAGATCACCCCCTCCTCCGTCCGCCTGCGGAAAAAGATCCTGAAGGCGGGCGACCGGCCGAGGAAGAAGGACTGA
- the dsrP gene encoding sulfate reduction electron transfer complex DsrMKJOP subunit DsrP yields the protein MRKAWEFFKGTLVLVARGSTAYYAWILTLLFLMAVGAAAYVYQLRSGLIVTAMRDQASWGLYISNFTFLVGVAAAAVLLVIPAYVYKWQPIKEIAVLGEMLAISAIVMCLLFVTVDLGRPDRIWHLIPLAGILNFPQSLLAWDVVVLNAYLALNLVIAVYICYKHYHREEPNPNFFNPMILFSIPAAVAIHTVTAFLYNGLAARPFWNASILAPRFLASAFCSGPALMIILFQLIRRYTRFEIREAAIFKIAELIAYAMFLNLFLLGAEVFKEYYSGTIHLAPMHYLFFGLKGHSDLVPYIWTAMIMNTTAFVLFLVPRTRENHLTLNIGCVLIFIGVYIEKGMGLVLPGLIPDVLGEIYEYSPTRIEILLSVGIAAAGLLVYTLLLRVAIPILAGEFHVGDDGVTPVIGDTKFIH from the coding sequence ATGCGGAAGGCATGGGAGTTCTTCAAGGGGACGCTGGTCCTCGTCGCGAGGGGAAGCACCGCCTACTACGCGTGGATCCTGACGCTGCTGTTCCTGATGGCGGTCGGGGCGGCCGCGTATGTCTACCAGCTCCGCAGCGGCCTGATCGTCACCGCCATGCGCGACCAGGCGTCCTGGGGGCTCTACATCTCCAACTTCACCTTCCTGGTCGGCGTCGCGGCGGCGGCGGTGCTGCTCGTGATCCCCGCCTACGTGTACAAGTGGCAGCCCATCAAGGAGATCGCCGTCCTGGGCGAGATGCTGGCGATCTCCGCGATCGTGATGTGCCTGCTCTTCGTCACCGTCGACCTCGGCCGCCCCGACCGGATCTGGCACCTGATCCCCCTCGCCGGCATCCTGAACTTCCCGCAGTCGCTTCTTGCGTGGGACGTCGTGGTCCTGAACGCCTACCTCGCGCTGAACCTGGTCATCGCGGTCTACATCTGCTACAAGCACTACCACCGGGAAGAGCCCAACCCGAACTTCTTCAATCCCATGATCCTGTTCTCGATCCCGGCCGCCGTGGCCATCCACACGGTGACGGCCTTCCTCTATAACGGCCTCGCCGCGCGCCCCTTCTGGAACGCGTCCATCCTGGCCCCCCGGTTCCTCGCGTCGGCGTTCTGCTCCGGCCCGGCGCTGATGATCATCCTCTTCCAGCTCATCCGCAGGTACACCCGCTTCGAGATCCGGGAGGCGGCGATCTTCAAGATCGCGGAGCTCATCGCCTACGCCATGTTCCTCAACCTGTTCCTGCTGGGCGCCGAGGTGTTCAAGGAGTACTATTCCGGCACGATCCACCTCGCCCCGATGCACTACCTCTTCTTCGGCCTGAAGGGGCACAGCGACCTCGTCCCGTACATCTGGACGGCGATGATCATGAACACGACCGCGTTCGTCCTGTTCCTCGTCCCCCGGACGCGCGAGAACCACCTGACGCTCAACATCGGGTGCGTCCTGATCTTCATCGGCGTCTACATCGAGAAGGGGATGGGGCTGGTCCTTCCCGGGCTGATCCCGGACGTCCTCGGGGAGATCTACGAGTACTCGCCCACGCGGATCGAGATCCTGCTTTCCGTCGGCATCGCCGCCGCCGGCCTTCTCGTCTACACGCTCCTGCTGCGCGTCGCGATCCCGATCCTTGCGGGGGAGTTCCACGTGGGGGACGACGGCGTGACGCCCGTGATCGGGGACACGAAGTTCATCCATTAA